The window CTATCAGAATCAAGGTTGCttttcctcattttttttttctagtttgCTCCACTTGGACTTCAAGCTTCTAAGCTCGTCATTAAACCAGGGTACTCTAGGGCGAGTTACGATTGTCTTGCGTCGGGAACGGGCATGCGCGTCGAGAATGGAGCTCAAAATGCGATCGTGATCTGCGGCGAGCTCACTGTCTTTAAGTCTAGCCAGCTTGGATTCAGCAATGTCTTTCTGAAACGCTGTAATGTCAATCTCCTTATACTTAGGAAATGTTATCTTTCTTGTAAACCCCACAACAGATGGAATGGCAATGGTCAGAAAGAAACAATGAGGGGCGTGGTGACAGAGTGAGAAtacggagcttaagcacgcgcgtttttgagaggcagacggcaaccggaaattgaatttttccctttttcatcGCGGTTGTAACGTCAAGCCACATTGATCAACAAGAGCTTTTCCTGTCCGTGGTAAGGAGCAAAACCAcgccaaaaaaataaaaacattcgACTTCCGGTTGCACACGAACGTCTaagcttaagctccctaagagggagcttaagcacgcgcgtttttgagaagcggagggcaaccggaagagaaatgTTCGcttgccagggcagtggtgtctcccagatttttatactaatcatctctaatggagaaaagatcttagcaatttaaatgtgattgtgtgtaaacaaattaaaaggaaaaacagttcacttccggttgccgtccgcgtctcaaaaacgtgcgtgcttaagctctgtAATGAGGTCAAGCCAGTTACCAGAGACGTGAGTTGCAAAGTTAACATGCTGAATCATACTAAAGGTTTCAAAAAGGTCAGAAAATTTCATAGCATCACCATCCATTGGGTAATCCATATGGAGATTGGCATCTCCTGCGATAACCAGCATCTCTGGACAGAGCACCAACGTCTCGAGAAAAACACTGAAGTCCTGCATAAATAAACTTGTAGCTACAGGGTGTGTCTCTGAATAAGGTGGACAATATACTATGACAAACTTTGTAGAACGTCCACAGGCAACAATATTCCACTCAGATGATCTAAACGACAGTTGTTGTTGACTATCGCTAAAAGCGATATTTAGGCTGTCTCGCACAAATATTCCAGTCCCACCACCATTACGACCATCAGTTCTGGGAACATTCCTGAAGGAGAATCCTTCCGATTGTGTAAGGGAGAATAAAGACACTGAGCATGAAGGTGTTGAGAGGACACACAAGCAATTAACAGGCATGGTCGACTGGGGACCAGGAATGTCACTGGTATTGCCACTCATACAGGTGTCaacttgaatatttaacaaaatCCATGGTGACAAAATCTGCCAGAAGTTATACCAGCAAAAATTGACGATTTGCTTGAGGAAAGATTGCGAATAGAAGAAGTCATGCGCGTCTTTGCTCCTCCTCTGCAACCGTGGTAATCTCAATATCCTAAGTTATGATAATGTCCGCCAAATAGTCCGGGGCCATATGTCGAAAAAATGACTCCCGTGAGAATTCCATGATCATTTTGGTTTCTTTGCTGAAATCTATAGTTTGGAGCATACTGAATCGaaaaaactttgtcaccaaTTTTTTCAACGTTGGTGACGTAATTTTTTATGCAAATGAGTTATGACGTCATGAATTAGCTATTTTATTCGCTTTTATGTATATTTAAGAAGCTTAAAAGAATAATACGGCTgaataaaacttttttattgtatttctatATCTCTAACTTAGATAACAGGACCAGAATGGTTACGTTTTTAGTTGTGGCGTGAAAAActgacaagacaagttaaaaacaaCCAATTAAGTCAACGGTTATGAACCGAATAAGATCGTCAAATTTTGAAGGTCTTACAGCTTTGTGCTCTTAGTTCTGATGAGCCCTATTTCTAATTGTAAACTTAGCATGAGTGGGATTAGTTTAATGCTTTCAATAGAGTCCAACTAGATACTTTGGCTAAATATATGCTTCCAAGTATTTTGCACAATACATCGATCGAAAAACTTGTTTTAATCTTTCGTGGCGTTCGTATGGGCCTCCTATATGTGTTTTGTTGAACAACTTGTTTGTCGTCTGAATACGCTATGCCTTATGGAACAGCGGTTTATACTACTTGGGGAAGTACCTGATGTACCATACAGGAGGGCAAATACGGCGAGTTCGGTAAACACCATCCAGAGATCCTTAAAGCAATGGAGTCAAAGAAGTTTAAGGAGAAGATACACGACCTTGACCGGAAGATGGAGCCACAACGTTCCATGTTCAAGTTTGCAAGGGAATAAATGGAGTTTGTAGCCTTTATACTGATGTTCGTTCGTGCAACTAGAGAAGGAAACTGGAAACTTCATCTTGAATCGCTaaagtacggtggcccataGGGGCAAAACACAACGCAATTCCAGTTAAGAAACACAATAATCTTTTTgagaacacaacaatctttacgagaacaaaacaatctttacgagaacaaaatacaatttaacaGAACGGAACAATCTTTTGCAGAACAGAACAATCtttccaagaacacaacaatcttttcgagaacaaaacacaatttgacagaacacaacaattttttcgaaaacacGGCACAATTTGATAGAACACAAAAGGAAATTAATACACAACACAATTAACTGAAACACAAAAGCATTtcacaaaacacaacaaaatttcaaagtaCTGGTAACTAGCCCAGACGCTGAAAACGCTTGGAACCTGGCACTACTACTGGTCACCTTCCCGCTTCTCGTTTGTACGACTGTCCGCCATGTTTTGCCACAGTTGCGGTGGGTGGAGAAGTCAAAATCATAAGTTTTGCCCGAAGTGCGGGGTTAGTTTATCGTCATCTTCGACTAGTCAAGTCtctagttttaaaaaatttctaAGCGAAAAGTCGAAAGAAAGGCAAACCTCGTTCAAGTCCAAGTCCAAGTCCAAGAAGATGGACGAATTTGTAACTATTACAATCGGGATTGGTTCTGCATCGAGCGGCGTTTTCAAGCCTGTGAGGGGCAAGTCCCTTCCCTTAAAAGTCAATAAACGTGCCTCAGCCCAGACAGTACTGGATGAAGCCTTGAAGAAACGACGTTCTTATGATCGAACTTTCAGAAATGACAAGAGTTATAAACTGTGTTTTCCTGATGGAAGCGAAGTTACCACTCTTCCCGGAACAAAAGAGGCATTTACACTGGAAAAATATAAAGAAGACCTAGGGAAGAGTTATGCACGGATTTGTTTGTTCTTATGCCCACTAAAAGAAGCTTCGGATTCTGAATCCGAACAGACTTGCTGGCCGTGGTTGGACCTGGAATTTGAAAGCGATGAATGGTTAGATGACGTAGACATCGCTGACAGATTCGCAGTTGAAATTTCTGAGCATTCGTCTGCCACAACGTCTACCACCACAGTTTGTGCCGCAGCCAGTCGATCTTTGACTTCTACCAATTCTAATGGAGCAGTCGCGTGCAGTTTTTCTGGTAAATATTATGTTTTTTCATGCCAACATCATCATACGTAATTTCAATTTGACTTTGTAAACTAGCTTTAATTTGAGTATTATGTCTGCGAAGAGTATGTACCGTAACCATGGCCTTTTTCGTTATTTGATCGGCTTGCTTGCATGTTTTACTGTATGaaacttcctttttcttttcaacaaaATCATGAGATCGTGTACCCTGTTTTATTTTGTGTGCCTTCTGCTTGTCAACCTTCCCACCAGGATTAGATGTAAAAGTGTGTTAACAATTATTGCTGCTTTTGTAGGTTCTACCCCTGTGAATGCAAGTCAAAGTACTGCAGCAATTACCACAGCTGCTAGTACTCCTGATGTTACATTAAATGCCAACCAAGATGCTGGTCAAGCTGCAACATCAGATACCAATGAAGTTTTTACCTCTGTTGATGTCAGTGAATGTGCCTCATCTAGTGAGTGCCCTTTATCTGGTGGTGCCATTCAGCTTAATGATGAAAATGTGCAGAGTCAGCCCCCTTTGGACTTTGATCATGGTATGAGCTAATAATATATTAATtcctcacaaaaaaaattggtcaATATCACATACTTGATACATcaaatttcagttcatttaatttattcacgaaataaataaattaataatttatttaaaactgaaagtagtgttgttgtttttttttttatatttaggTACTGCACCGATAGCAGTAAAGGATGTGCTTGTACATAGATTCCAAGTTCTCAAAGACTTGATAGAGGAATTCAAAGCCTTGGACATCCCTACACATCATTATCATCTAAATCTAGTTATAGTTAATGAGCGTGGGGAGATTGAAGATGGCAGAGGTCTTGGTGTTGTGCGAGAAGTAATCacattgttttggcaccaattCTTTAGGTCTCTGTCAATTGGTGCAACAGAAAAAGTTCCCTCAGTAAGACATGACTACCAACTTGAAGAATGGGAGGCAGTAGGGAAAGTATTGGTGTATGGATATTGTGAAATTATGTATTTTCCTGTTACTCTTTCGGGTGTTTTCATGAGGAGCTGTTTGTTTGAGGAAAGCACtatttctgacagctttcttCTTGAAGCATTTTTATCATACATAGGCAAAGATGAAGCAGAAACATTAAGAAAGTGCACTGAGGGTGAGTTAGACGCTAATGATGATGAGGTACTTGAAGTATTGAGTAGCTATAAATGCTACAAAAATCCGACAAAGGAGAATGTGAAACTTATTATCACCCAACTAGCTCATCAAGAACTAGTTCAGAAGCCTAAGTATATTTCAAATTGCTGGAAACCAATTATTTCTTCTCTTAAGAGTTTTCCACAGTTTAAAACACTAGATTGTATGAAGGAAGTGTATGAGACGAAGAAGCCTACAACAAGAAAGGTTGTAAAGTTATTGTCTGCAAGCCCTCAGAATGAAGCAGAACGAACCAGTTTTGATCACTTAAAGCGCTACATTAAGTCTCTTGGTGAGGTTGCTTTAaaagcatttcttcagtttacAACAGGTAGTGATGTAATTGCAGTAACAGAAATAACTGTTGCAtttaattcacttgatggggcACATCGCAGCCCCATAGCACGCACTTGTGGGCCTGTTTTAGAAGTGCCCACAACTTATCAGTCTTATAATGAACTGTCAGaggaatttgaaaatttaatttcaaataaagagGGGCATGGGGCTTCACAATGGTTTGAGCCTTTCATCTACATGCTGAGGATAATCCAGTGATTTGTTCAGAATCTGTACCTGTGTACCAAACAATAGTGAAACCGTGGTCCATATTTTAGGTAACTGTTGATGAATGTTTATTCTAGTTAAAGTTTGAAACACATCCAGTCTTATAAACTAAGGCAAGAATACTGTTGACTGTTAAGATTATTTAAGTTTTTGTAAATTATGCCAAAATAATATCATATTGTATTCCATAATGTTGATATTGTATGTTATGTCGTTGGATAGATTTACCACAGTATGGtgaaagaagaaaagcaaaTTCCCAAGTTGTTCAATTAACATAGGAAAGAACTGAGATAATGTGATCAAGTTGAAATTTGGTATCCTGGGCTCTTCCAAGAAAGTAACACTTTTGCTGTCAAGACTAGTTTTttgagatgtacatgtaatggtTCTCATGATGGTCGCTTTGTATTAAAAGATGTTAAAGTTGAGCCAAACATGAGTACATTATTATATTTACTTGTACATTCATGGAAaggaaagtgcaaaacaataaTCAGTTTGAGCCATTACTAGTGGGCATAATTCAAGCTGATATCGCACACCTCTTTATAAGTCATTGAACTTAATCTATATTGGCAATTTCAAGAAGTTGTTTATAAAGAGAAAGTCCCTGTTCAAAGTTGTTGGGCAGCTGCAAGTCAGTGTTTTCTAGTACATATTCAAAGTACTCTTGGTAAATGGTTTGCTCCTCTTCGTAGGTCAGGTTCTCCCTGATAGATTGGATCTCATCATCTAAGATTGGGTGAAGTAGACCATCTTCTCCACCGTGAAGTTCTGGGAGAAAGAACAGTTCATCAGGTCTCCCACTGATAGTGTCATACCTAGAGCCCCTTATTAAATGAGTATTCCAATGttcttttactttgtctaaGTCATCTTGAAGTAAATGAGCAAAACAGAACCAAAGGCATGCCATTTGTATCTCATCTCCGGGATTAAAAATTTCATGTTCCACCAGGCTCTTAAAAAATTCCATCCACCAACCACACCTGTTCTTCCTGTAAAATGACCACCAGCTCTCAATCCTTTGATTAGCGGGAGATGAACCGTACTTATGCGCATCAGCACTGTGTTGAAATGTGCATTGCATCGCTGCCATTACACCATTTTCCGTTCCACAATCAGTCCTCAGTTTCACTGGACAGCCTCCTAACTCTTCAACACAATTCAGAAAGAAACTGGCAATAATGTCTGGATGGTTATTTGACTTGGTGACTTTTAGCCACATGATTTTTCGACTCCAGCCATCTATACACCCAT of the Montipora capricornis isolate CH-2021 chromosome 7, ASM3666992v2, whole genome shotgun sequence genome contains:
- the LOC138058013 gene encoding uncharacterized protein — translated: MFCHSCGGWRSQNHKFCPKCGVSLSSSSTSQVSSFKKFLSEKSKERQTSFKSKSKSKKMDEFVTITIGIGSASSGVFKPVRGKSLPLKVNKRASAQTVLDEALKKRRSYDRTFRNDKSYKLCFPDGSEVTTLPGTKEAFTLEKYKEDLGKSYARICLFLCPLKEASDSESEQTCWPWLDLEFESDEWLDDVDIADRFAVEISEHSSATTSTTTVCAAASRSLTSTNSNGAVACSFSGSTPVNASQSTAAITTAASTPDVTLNANQDAGQAATSDTNEVFTSVDVSECASSSECPLSGGAIQLNDENVQSQPPLDFDHGTAPIAVKDVLVHRFQVLKDLIEEFKALDIPTHHYHLNLVIVNERGEIEDGRGLGVVREVITLFWHQFFRSLSIGATEKVPSVRHDYQLEEWEAVGKVLVYGYCEIMYFPVTLSGVFMRSCLFEESTISDSFLLEAFLSYIGKDEAETLRKCTEGELDANDDEVLEVLSSYKCYKNPTKENVKLIITQLAHQELVQKPKYISNCWKPIISSLKSFPQFKTLDCMKEVYETKKPTTRKVVKLLSASPQNEAERTSFDHLKRYIKSLGEVALKAFLQFTTGSDVIAVTEITVAFNSLDGAHRSPIARTCGPVLEVPTTYQSYNELSEEFENLISNKEGHGASQWFEPFIYMLRIIQ